The proteins below are encoded in one region of Brassica napus cultivar Da-Ae unplaced genomic scaffold, Da-Ae ScsIHWf_521;HRSCAF=783, whole genome shotgun sequence:
- the LOC111199346 gene encoding uncharacterized protein LOC111199346, producing MKNLGTKHYQGGTDPFETDAWLHNLKQNFAATCCPEEFKKDVAVYYLGKDAISWWLCVERNFRDFNLSWADFRTAFVRKYFPPEARDRLEIKFMELVQGGLAVRKYEAEFTRLRKYVHYGREDEMMIIRKFLRGLNPYIRSRLEAVEFHRLADFVERAVNVEESIAAERASSSNAAQPRRPSVPFQPQPHSAMQQGRGGTAFRGGRSGGSRPRTPTCFTYGQLGHVRRDCPTVGQFQPAVPSHITCFTCEERGHYATSCPRTHLAQPVVLSARPARPVNQPLPLPPAKRQATAGRAYALELPGPSRPPQGQISGTLLVGGISAHILFDSGATHSFVAPEVASRFDGEFSKVNLSIPVLTPGDQVLETEGCILRVPIIIQEVFPADLFVLPLERYEVILGMDWLSSYQAHLDCGRGKIVFERDTQPPLAYHGIVPSDGALLVSALRIENLLEKGEEVYLVTLVAGPVEDEKEQNIEEIPVLREYEDVFKALEGLPPSRSNPFSITLEPGSAAIAKAPYRMAPAELAELKQQLANLLDKGFIRPSSSPWGAPMLFVKEKDGSMRLCIDYRGINNVTIKDKYPVPRIDKLLDQLQGASWFSKIDLASGYHQIPISETDIRKTAFRTRYGHFEFVVMPFGLTNAPAAFMRQMNEVFRDYLDEFVIIFIDDILIYSRSEEEHERHLRLVLERLRDEKLFAKLKEGVAVDPEKIAAIKEWPQPTSVTEIRSFLGLAGYYRKFVQGFGSVSKPLTRLTGEGIAYEWSIETDEAFEKLKEALTTAPILAIPKPNQPYTVYTDASHVDLGCVLMQDDKVIAYASRQLRKHEVNYPTHNLEMAAVLCALRIWRSYLYGEKIQVFTDHKSLKYLFTQPDLNLRQRRWMEFVADYDMQILYHPGKANVVADALSRRKVDVDIEKELQNLEAEFKMITFASLEGVEREPLGLQAVSQAGLLSRIREYQMRDVNLKKIREQLNEGNIRGYQVASDGTLLLNGRVTVPKGEGLQEEILRTAHHSLLSIHPGSTKMYQDIRRYYHWPGMKRDVAIWKTFWRRVKKYT from the exons ATGAAGAACTTGGGGACGAAGCATTACCAGGGAGGCACTGATCCCTTTGAAACTGATGCGTGGCTTCACAATCTCAAGCAGAACTTTGCTGCAACCTGTTGTCCGGAAGAATTTAAAAAAGACGTGGCTGTTTACTATCTAGGGAAGGACGCCATCAGTTGGTGGTTATGCGTAGAGAGGAACTTTCGAGACTTCAATCTGAGTTGGGCTGACTTCCGTACAGCGTTCGTTCGAAAGTACTTCCCACCGGAAGCCCGTGATCGATTGGAGATTAAATTCATGGAGCTAGTTCAGGGAGGATTAGCTGTTAGGAAGTATGAGGCAGAGTTCACCCGTCTCAGGAAGTATGTCCACTATGGTCGAGAGGACGAGATGATGATTATCCGTAAGTTCCTTCGAGGACTTAACCCATATATCAGGAGCAGACTTGAGGCAGTAGAGTTTCATAGGCTTGCTGATTTTGTTGAGCGTGCTGTGAACGTTGAGGAGTCCATTGCTGCTGAGAGAGCTTCTTCTAGCAATGCCGCACAACCTAGACGTCCATCTGTTCCATTCCAGCCTCAGCCGCATTCTGCTATGCAGCAAGGACGAGGAGGTACAGCTTTTCGGGGAGGTCGTTCTGGAGGTTCTAGACCTAGAACCCCGACTTGTTTCACTTATGGCCAGCTGGGACATGTTAGGAGAGATTGTCCGACCGTGGGACAGTTCCAACCGGCTGTACCATCGCACATCACTTGTTTCACGTGTGAAGAGCGAGGACATTACGCGACATCATGTCCACGCACTCATCTTGCTCAGCCTGTTGTTTTGAGTGCTCGACCCGCCAGACCAGTTAACCAACCTTTACCCTTACCTCCTGCTAAGCGTCAAGCCACTGCTGGTAGGGCTTACGCTTTAGAGTTACCAGGACCATCCCGACCACCTCAGGGTCAAATTTCAG GGACTTTGCTTGTGGGTGGAATATCCGCCCACATCCTTTTCGATTCAGgagcaacacatagttttgtagCTCCCGAAGTAGCATCCCGATTCGATGGAGAATTCTCTAAGGTGAATTTATCCATTCCCGTTCTAACTCccggagatcaagttcttgaaacTGAAGGCTGTATTCTAAGAGTTCCAATCATTATCCAAGAGGTTTTTCCGGCTGATTTGTTTGTTCTCCCCTTAGAGAGGTACGAGGTAATCTTAGGGATGGATTGGCTGTCAAGTTACCAAGCTCACCTTGATTGTGGTCGAGGGAAGATTGTTTTCgagagagatacccaacccCCTTTAGCTTACCATGGCATAGTACCAAGTGATGGAGCGTTATTAGTGTCAGCATTGAGAATTGAAAACCTTTTGGAGAAGGGTGAAGAAGTATACTTAGTGACTTTAGTTGCTGGACCAGTAGAAGACGAGAAAGAGCAGAACATCGAAGAAATACCAGTACTCCGAGAATATGAGGACGTGTTTAAGGCATTAGAGGGATTGCCGCCGTCTAGGAGTAACCCCTTTAGTATAACCTTAGAACCCGGATCAGCTGCAATAGCAAAGGCACCATACCGAATGGCACCAGCAGAGCTCGCTGAGTTGAAGCAGCAGTTAGCTAATTTGCTAGACAAAGGTTTCATACGTCCTAGTTCATCACCATGGGGAGCACCCATGCTATTTGTAAAGGAGAAAGACGGAAGCATGCGGTTATGTATCGATTATCGTGGAATCAATAACGTAACCATAAAAGACAAGTACCCAGTCCCAAGAATTGATAAGCTATTAGACCAGTTACAAGGCGCAAGCTGGTTTTCGAAGATTGATTTAGCTTCAGGTTATCATCAGATTCCGATTTCCGAAACCGATATCAGGAAGACCGCCTTTAGAACCCGCTATGGACACTTTGAGTTCGTAGTAATGCCTTTTGGTCTTACCAATGCCCCGGCTGCATTTATGCGACAGATGAATGAAGTATTTCGGGATTACCTGGATGAGTTTGTTATCATATTCATTGACGACATCCTCATATATTCCCGAAGTGAAGAAGAACACGAAAGGCATCTACGACTAGTTTTGGAGCGTCTCCGAGATGAAAAGCTTTTTGCTAAGCTTA AAGAAGGAGTTGCCGTCGATCCAGAAAAGATAGCTGCTATTAAGGAATGGCCGCAACCGACTTCTGTTACCGAGATTCGAAGTTTTCTTGGATTGGCCGGCTATTACAGAAAGTTTGTCCAAGGATTTGGAAGCGTATCAAAGCCTTTGACTCGTCTTACCGGTGAAGGGATTGCTTATGAATGGAGTATAGAAACCGACGAAGCATTCGAAAAGTTAAAAGAAGCTTTGACGACTGCACCTATCTTAGCAATTCCTAAGCCTAACCAACCATACACcgtgtatacggatgcatctCATGTTGATTTAGGTTGTGTGCTGATGCAAGACGATAAGGTAATCGCCTATGCATCTAGGCAACTAAGAAAGCATGAAGTGAATTACCCGACACATAACCTAGAGATGGCTGCAGTACTATGTGCCCTTCGGATTTGGCGATCGTACTTGTATGGTGAGAAGATCCAAGTGTTCACTGACCATAAAAgccttaagtatcttttcactCAACCTGATTTGAACCTAAGGCAAAGACGATGGATGGAGTTCGTAGCTGATTACGACATGCAGATCCTATACCATCCAGGAAAAGCCAACGTTGTTGCTGATGCGTTGAGCAGAAGGAAAGTTGATGTAGATATTGAAAAAGAACTCCAAAACCTGGAAGCGGAATTCAAGATGATTACTTTTGCTTCCTTAGAAGGAGTAGAAAGAGAACCTCTAGGACTACAAGCAGTAAGCCAAGCTGGTTTACTCTCTCGTATCCGAGAATATCAAATGAGAGATGTGAACCTGAAGAAGATACGAGAGCAGTTGAATGAAGGAAACATCAGAGGATATCAAGTTGCAAGTGATGGAACTTTGTTACTCAATGGTCGAGTAACTGTTCCGAAAGGAGAAGGACTTCAAGAGGAGATTCTAAGGACTGCACACCATTCTCTCTTAAGCATTCATCCTGGGAGCACAAAGATGTATCAAGATATCAGAAGATATTACCACTGGCCAGGGATGAAGAGAGATGTTGCCATATGGAAAACCTTTTGGAGAAGGGTGAAGAAGTATACTTAG